The proteins below are encoded in one region of Methanolacinia paynteri:
- a CDS encoding V-type ATP synthase subunit I domain-containing protein, producing the protein MAGFFDRFFKKTEAGGEKHLQFDEVPGCLDREAKDAGAKIESAAKDARSAAVAGIKEIEEKIRNLEKTEISELSHPHPKVRQTALKSRANFITSMNKTLATELPEDPDQLYNVLVELIRSFSNNMRRQGKYLHPTFPEEMKDLKSSLDIVGRALNTMTKELKPSVELREKINKAREDYEKISSAANELRTIDSDAVKYGERIESLNNNRADLESEKKSVLSSGDYLEYESILKEIDSLKEEKSEVSGRYGSLLLSCDNVLRKTAYIADKNGDKKISEKMNYLVMLLHSGEKKDSADASELYRELYPYINKTISENETIIKTKHEAQLFSSANLFISQLDEICTAYSGTMSEIDSADTRLSALGINEKISGIDKKASDIESELEKIRYELDAGQSRKESLEDSVPELIDDLKSLLSEIEGGDVFIEGDWKDLARET; encoded by the coding sequence ATGGCAGGTTTTTTCGACCGTTTTTTTAAGAAAACAGAGGCCGGAGGCGAAAAACATCTTCAGTTCGACGAAGTTCCCGGCTGCCTCGATCGGGAGGCGAAGGATGCAGGCGCAAAGATTGAATCGGCCGCAAAAGACGCCCGGTCGGCAGCAGTTGCCGGTATTAAGGAGATTGAGGAGAAGATCCGGAATCTTGAAAAGACAGAGATCAGTGAACTCAGCCACCCGCATCCGAAGGTCAGGCAGACCGCACTGAAATCCAGGGCTAATTTTATTACTTCAATGAATAAAACGCTTGCAACCGAGCTCCCGGAAGACCCCGATCAGCTTTACAACGTGCTTGTCGAGCTGATAAGATCGTTTTCCAACAACATGAGGCGGCAGGGCAAGTACCTTCACCCTACATTCCCTGAAGAGATGAAGGATCTCAAATCGTCCCTTGACATAGTCGGTCGTGCTCTGAATACGATGACGAAGGAACTCAAGCCGTCCGTCGAACTCAGGGAAAAGATCAATAAGGCAAGGGAAGATTATGAGAAGATATCCTCCGCCGCGAACGAATTGAGGACCATTGATTCGGATGCGGTGAAGTATGGTGAGAGGATAGAATCCCTGAATAATAACAGGGCCGATCTTGAATCGGAGAAAAAGAGTGTCCTCTCTTCCGGTGATTACCTGGAATACGAATCGATCCTGAAAGAGATTGATTCATTGAAGGAGGAGAAGAGCGAGGTCTCTGGGAGATACGGCAGCCTCCTTCTTTCATGCGACAATGTTCTCAGGAAGACCGCCTACATCGCCGATAAGAATGGAGACAAAAAGATCTCGGAGAAGATGAATTATCTCGTCATGCTTCTTCATTCCGGTGAGAAGAAGGATTCGGCGGATGCATCGGAGCTTTACCGCGAGCTTTACCCGTATATCAATAAAACAATCTCTGAAAACGAAACAATAATCAAAACCAAACATGAAGCCCAGCTTTTTTCATCCGCAAATCTCTTCATCTCCCAGCTCGATGAGATTTGCACTGCCTATTCCGGGACGATGTCGGAGATCGATTCCGCAGATACGAGGCTTTCTGCTCTTGGCATTAATGAGAAGATATCCGGAATCGATAAAAAAGCGAGCGATATCGAATCTGAACTGGAAAAGATCAGGTATGAACTGGATGCAGGGCAGTCCAGGAAAGAATCTCTTGAGGATTCAGTTCCGGAGCTCATAGACGATCTGAAGAGTCTTTTATCTGAGATCGAAGGGGGAGATGTCTTTATCGAAGGCGACTGGAAGGATTTGGCCCGTGAAACATGA
- a CDS encoding 4Fe-4S dicluster domain-containing protein — protein MNKTKTPGILKENNKKYRTIRIRAPSGFLDAEEMDTISIAAKKYGSGIVCFTSRLNVEIPYVPFDKVKDAVADLEEAGLVIGGTGASVRAVFACKGVFCPHGNLDTRAAALRIEENFGGRELPVKFKAAISGCPNNCGRAQLNDLGFIGFNTPETIADQTCDGCNLCIWTCKENAISCDESQLKISIDYSLCISCGDCIRACKKGNIISKKTGVRAYIGGRAGREIKEGIRYEKDLSTDEIVGFTGKILDYMDAECKEHERLCTQLERYGFEKLYEHLKR, from the coding sequence ATGAATAAGACCAAAACCCCGGGCATTCTGAAGGAAAATAATAAGAAATACCGGACAATACGAATAAGAGCGCCTTCGGGGTTTCTGGACGCGGAAGAGATGGACACGATCTCCATTGCGGCGAAGAAATACGGATCAGGGATCGTATGCTTTACTTCACGCCTGAACGTCGAGATCCCCTATGTTCCTTTCGACAAGGTCAAAGACGCCGTCGCGGATCTTGAAGAGGCAGGTCTTGTTATCGGCGGAACAGGTGCATCGGTCAGGGCAGTCTTTGCATGCAAAGGAGTCTTCTGCCCGCACGGAAATCTGGACACCAGGGCCGCAGCCCTCCGGATTGAAGAGAACTTCGGCGGCAGAGAACTCCCGGTCAAGTTCAAGGCAGCAATCTCAGGATGCCCTAACAACTGCGGCAGGGCGCAGCTCAATGATCTCGGCTTTATCGGGTTTAACACACCCGAAACAATTGCCGATCAGACATGCGACGGCTGCAATCTGTGCATCTGGACATGCAAAGAGAATGCAATATCCTGTGACGAATCGCAACTAAAGATATCGATCGACTACTCGCTCTGCATCTCCTGCGGCGACTGTATAAGAGCATGCAAAAAGGGAAATATTATCTCAAAGAAAACCGGAGTCAGGGCATATATCGGCGGAAGAGCCGGACGGGAGATCAAAGAGGGAATCAGATATGAAAAAGATCTGTCGACGGATGAAATTGTCGGATTTACCGGAAAGATCCTGGATTACATGGATGCAGAGTGTAAAGAGCATGAGCGTCTCTGCACCCAGCTTGAAAGGTACGGATTTGAAAAACTCTACGAGCATCTCAAAAGATAA
- a CDS encoding DUF7847 domain-containing protein: MGMKSLRTGLLLLRNPCLWIAPLICAIFGYLQISSAFGESGAFLSEKIGFIWLLAIPFFLAATYGCVKNDDYSIRSYLKTGVSGYFRVLIPGVLLFLVAVILIVLAFVPLMSGGGELLPFIIIVVMFVPFVLLTFFYDTAAIFEDKKVFESIKRSLELNGIKTTEVISFYAVALLLLIIIGFGLMILWSGLLTDQLMPLVDMTETELNQIATDPEAFMGIIGDYGILVTSLIYAFGIFISVLVLLPYKAAFYRDVLLNAVPVEIGRADGVEGVGMGEFDEKGRWYKYS; the protein is encoded by the coding sequence ATGGGAATGAAATCCCTGAGAACAGGCCTGCTTCTGCTCAGGAATCCGTGTTTGTGGATTGCGCCGCTCATATGCGCTATATTCGGATACTTGCAGATATCTTCTGCATTCGGTGAATCAGGTGCTTTCCTGAGCGAAAAAATAGGATTCATATGGCTCCTTGCAATCCCTTTCTTTCTTGCAGCTACATACGGCTGTGTGAAAAATGACGACTATTCGATCCGCTCCTACCTTAAGACGGGAGTTTCGGGTTATTTCAGGGTTCTGATCCCCGGAGTTCTGCTGTTTCTGGTTGCAGTTATTCTAATCGTTTTAGCCTTCGTTCCCCTGATGTCAGGCGGAGGGGAGTTGCTCCCGTTTATCATAATAGTCGTAATGTTCGTACCCTTCGTCCTTCTTACGTTCTTCTATGATACCGCCGCGATATTCGAGGATAAGAAGGTCTTCGAATCAATAAAGAGGAGCCTGGAACTGAACGGGATTAAAACGACTGAGGTAATTTCTTTTTATGCCGTCGCCCTCCTTCTCCTGATAATAATCGGGTTCGGCCTTATGATCCTCTGGTCCGGTCTGCTGACCGATCAGCTCATGCCGCTTGTGGATATGACGGAGACCGAGCTCAACCAGATTGCAACTGACCCTGAGGCTTTCATGGGAATTATCGGCGATTACGGAATTCTCGTGACGTCACTCATCTATGCTTTCGGAATATTTATCTCGGTTCTTGTACTGCTTCCATATAAGGCTGCATTTTACAGGGATGTCCTTCTCAACGCCGTTCCTGTTGAGATCGGCAGAGCAGACGGTGTAGAAGGCGTAGGAATGGGTGAATTCGACGAAAAGGGGAGATGGTACAAATATTCCTGA
- a CDS encoding redox-regulated ATPase YchF, translating into MVRLAIAGKPNCGKSTFFTASTLAPAEIANYPFTTIDANHGVAYARIECPCKELGIENCQACNDGVRFIQIGLIDVAGLVPDAHKGKGLGNKFLDNLREADAILHIIDASGGTDEEGNPVGTGTHDPMIDIGFVETEMKMWVAGLLEKNWQKIQRSAQQKTFSIEDAITEQLAGLAVTYEDVVSAERESGVDLKKCTEEELVAFCGELISSSKPFLVIGNKIDLAPPDIVESLQNEDISFASAASELALRKAAEGKFIEYLPGDKDFTINNPEKLSDAQKAGLEAIRGIMKKFNGTGVQEAINKAVFELLDLIVVFPVEDENKFCDGQGRVLPDAFLMKRGSTPHEMAFQVHTDIGEGFLYAVDARTKMRIKENHELKDGDIIKIVSTKK; encoded by the coding sequence ATGGTCCGCCTTGCAATCGCAGGAAAACCTAACTGCGGAAAATCAACATTTTTTACAGCAAGCACGCTTGCCCCGGCAGAGATTGCCAATTATCCGTTCACAACTATCGATGCCAACCACGGTGTCGCATACGCCAGGATCGAATGCCCGTGCAAAGAGCTTGGAATTGAGAACTGCCAGGCATGCAACGACGGCGTGAGGTTCATACAGATCGGCCTGATAGATGTTGCCGGACTTGTTCCCGACGCTCATAAGGGCAAGGGTCTTGGGAACAAATTCCTGGACAATCTCAGGGAAGCCGATGCGATACTTCATATAATCGACGCTTCGGGGGGAACGGATGAAGAAGGGAACCCGGTCGGAACGGGAACACACGACCCTATGATCGACATCGGCTTTGTCGAGACCGAGATGAAGATGTGGGTCGCAGGACTTTTGGAGAAGAACTGGCAAAAAATCCAGCGCTCCGCCCAGCAGAAGACGTTCTCAATCGAAGACGCGATAACCGAACAGCTCGCAGGACTTGCGGTAACTTATGAAGACGTAGTCTCGGCCGAAAGGGAGAGCGGCGTCGATCTCAAAAAATGCACGGAGGAAGAACTCGTCGCATTCTGTGGTGAGCTTATCAGCTCTTCCAAACCGTTCCTTGTAATCGGGAACAAGATTGATCTCGCGCCGCCGGATATCGTTGAAAGTCTACAAAACGAAGACATCTCCTTTGCAAGCGCAGCAAGCGAACTAGCCCTAAGAAAGGCTGCGGAAGGCAAATTTATCGAATACCTCCCGGGAGACAAGGATTTCACGATAAACAACCCGGAAAAACTGAGCGATGCACAGAAGGCAGGCCTTGAGGCGATCCGCGGGATCATGAAAAAATTCAACGGAACCGGAGTACAGGAGGCAATAAACAAGGCCGTGTTCGAGCTGCTCGACCTGATCGTCGTGTTCCCGGTTGAAGACGAGAACAAGTTCTGCGACGGTCAGGGCAGGGTTCTTCCAGATGCATTCCTGATGAAGAGAGGTTCGACTCCTCACGAGATGGCCTTCCAGGTCCACACCGATATAGGAGAGGGATTCCTTTATGCCGTCGACGCCAGAACGAAGATGAGGATCAAGGAAAATCACGAACTGAAGGACGGCGACATAATAAAGATCGTATCAACAAAAAAATAA
- the larB gene encoding nickel pincer cofactor biosynthesis protein LarB, whose protein sequence is MKSNKSLRNVLESFRAGEITFDEAEKQISGLRIENIGDFARIDLGRSIRCGMPEVILAEGKDTRHLTEILMHIAGSGERCIATRVSEDQAEAIIESCRKSGIACDYNQVAGIIILGGGPAPEKTGGVVAVIAAGTSDARVAEEAKVIAEEMGCTVKTAYDVGAAGIHRLFPALKEVNDASVYVVCAGREGTLPTIVAGLVDKPVIGVPVSVGYGFMGRGEAALASMLQSCAVITVVNIDSGFTAGAFAARIANMVKNNEED, encoded by the coding sequence ATGAAATCGAACAAATCCCTGAGAAATGTCCTGGAATCGTTCCGGGCAGGTGAGATAACATTTGACGAGGCTGAGAAGCAGATCTCAGGCCTCAGGATAGAGAATATAGGGGATTTTGCACGAATAGATCTCGGAAGAAGCATCCGCTGCGGTATGCCCGAAGTTATCCTGGCCGAGGGCAAGGATACCAGACACCTTACTGAGATACTGATGCATATTGCAGGTTCGGGCGAGAGATGCATAGCAACAAGAGTATCCGAAGATCAGGCCGAAGCGATCATTGAATCCTGCAGGAAATCCGGAATTGCCTGTGATTACAATCAGGTGGCCGGAATAATCATTCTCGGCGGAGGTCCGGCGCCTGAAAAGACCGGTGGTGTCGTGGCCGTGATTGCAGCTGGGACATCCGATGCACGTGTCGCAGAGGAGGCGAAGGTCATCGCTGAGGAGATGGGCTGCACGGTTAAGACCGCATATGATGTAGGTGCTGCAGGTATCCACAGGCTCTTTCCTGCGTTGAAAGAGGTCAATGACGCGAGCGTCTACGTAGTCTGCGCAGGAAGGGAAGGTACACTTCCCACGATTGTCGCCGGACTCGTCGACAAGCCTGTAATCGGGGTTCCCGTAAGCGTCGGCTACGGATTCATGGGAAGAGGAGAGGCCGCACTTGCAAGCATGCTCCAGTCATGTGCGGTCATAACCGTCGTAAACATCGATTCGGGTTTCACAGCCGGTGCGTTTGCGGCAAGAATAGCGAATATGGTGAAGAACAATGAAGAAGATTGA
- the hisS gene encoding histidine--tRNA ligase — protein sequence MLQKPRGTRDFLPEEMEQRREIEMRMRRVASLFGYHEVLTPTFENQELYTIKSGEGIIGEMYTFEDKGGRKLALRPEGTAAILRMYVNEAKVLPKPIRWCYLLDCYRYERPQKGRYRQFWQFGSELIGADTAAGDAEIILLADGLLRAAGVRFSLQVGHLAPMKHILSDLGEEDKKRVMALLDKRSFEELEICLKDTGKPELYDKLTALIECTSIDEAKEVCGDFPGMERMEEMLGILDSQNLEYSLNLGIVRGLDYYTGMVFEGFADNLGAENQIIGGGSYRLAHLFGGEDTPSCGFGIGFDRVMVSRGEVELKRDPLVAILYTQEGQKRAFEVAGMLRRESIRTEINLLDRGVGAQMKHASRTAQYAVVIGKNEVESGTVTLKNLASGDQVECKPDDLPGEVR from the coding sequence ATGCTTCAGAAACCGAGGGGTACAAGGGACTTTTTACCCGAAGAGATGGAACAGAGAAGAGAGATCGAGATGAGAATGAGAAGAGTCGCCAGCCTCTTCGGTTACCACGAGGTTCTCACTCCCACTTTCGAAAACCAGGAGCTGTATACAATAAAATCAGGCGAGGGCATTATAGGGGAGATGTACACCTTCGAGGACAAAGGAGGACGAAAACTTGCCCTTCGTCCGGAAGGAACGGCGGCAATCCTCAGGATGTACGTCAACGAGGCAAAAGTCCTCCCGAAGCCGATCAGGTGGTGCTATCTTCTCGACTGCTACAGGTATGAACGGCCGCAGAAGGGGAGATACAGGCAATTCTGGCAGTTTGGATCTGAACTTATCGGTGCCGACACCGCAGCAGGGGACGCAGAGATCATCCTCCTTGCAGACGGCCTCCTCAGGGCTGCCGGCGTGAGATTCTCGCTCCAGGTAGGGCACCTCGCACCCATGAAGCACATCCTCTCTGACCTTGGTGAAGAAGATAAAAAGAGAGTAATGGCCCTCCTGGACAAAAGATCTTTTGAAGAGCTTGAAATCTGCCTGAAAGACACCGGAAAGCCGGAGCTCTACGATAAGCTGACTGCCCTCATAGAATGCACAAGTATAGACGAAGCGAAGGAGGTCTGCGGGGACTTTCCGGGCATGGAGCGGATGGAGGAGATGCTCGGGATTCTTGACAGTCAGAATCTCGAATACAGCCTGAACCTCGGGATCGTGAGGGGACTCGACTACTATACAGGGATGGTCTTCGAAGGCTTTGCCGACAACCTGGGTGCCGAGAACCAGATAATAGGCGGCGGTTCGTACAGGCTTGCACACCTCTTCGGCGGAGAAGACACACCATCGTGCGGTTTCGGGATCGGGTTCGACAGGGTGATGGTCTCCCGCGGAGAGGTAGAACTTAAGAGAGATCCGCTTGTAGCCATATTGTATACGCAGGAAGGCCAAAAACGGGCATTCGAGGTGGCCGGGATGCTCAGGAGAGAAAGCATCAGGACCGAGATCAATCTCCTGGACCGCGGTGTCGGCGCACAGATGAAGCATGCGTCAAGAACTGCACAGTATGCTGTTGTAATCGGGAAAAATGAGGTAGAATCGGGAACGGTCACACTCAAAAACCTGGCATCAGGCGACCAGGTAGAATGCAAACCGGACGATCTTCCGGGTGAGGTGAGATAA
- a CDS encoding pyruvate kinase alpha/beta domain-containing protein codes for MSYSAKTTYYFNNPGPENTRDSAAFAVERAKELGLDKIVVASSGGMTAEIFYEAIKNTGIQLIVVTHVVGFSKPGVWEFPADKAADLESKGVRIIKGTHALSGLERAISRSQKLGGSSRTEAIAEALRRTVAVGLKVAVECTLIAADQGEIPVDSEIIAVGGTATGADTVCVIKPAHTADYFSLQVREIVAMPRNR; via the coding sequence ATGAGTTATTCAGCCAAAACAACCTACTATTTCAACAATCCTGGTCCGGAAAACACCCGGGACAGTGCCGCCTTTGCAGTTGAGCGGGCAAAGGAGCTCGGATTGGATAAAATAGTCGTCGCGAGTTCGGGGGGAATGACGGCCGAAATATTTTATGAAGCCATAAAGAATACCGGAATTCAGCTGATCGTAGTGACGCATGTTGTCGGGTTCAGTAAACCCGGCGTCTGGGAATTCCCGGCAGACAAAGCGGCTGATCTCGAATCGAAAGGAGTCAGGATAATAAAAGGAACCCATGCGCTCTCAGGTCTTGAGCGTGCGATCTCAAGATCGCAGAAACTCGGGGGCTCTTCAAGGACAGAGGCAATTGCCGAAGCACTCCGGAGAACTGTTGCAGTCGGCCTCAAGGTCGCCGTCGAATGCACCCTTATAGCTGCGGATCAGGGGGAAATCCCGGTCGATTCCGAGATTATCGCTGTCGGAGGAACTGCAACCGGTGCAGATACCGTGTGTGTGATCAAACCGGCCCATACTGCAGATTACTTCTCGCTCCAGGTTCGTGAGATTGTGGCGATGCCGAGGAACCGCTGA
- a CDS encoding nicotinamide-nucleotide adenylyltransferase, translating to MDRGLYIGRFQPYHNGHHSVLKRISEYVDEIIIGIGSAQLSHEPGNPFTSGERIMMITQSLDELPCPFYVIPIEDIQRNALWVAHVRSISPPFSRVFSSNPLVVQLFAEQGISVESPDMYERQSHSGTEIRRRMLAGENWQDLVPKAVVDVVEEINGVERLTRISGSD from the coding sequence ATTGACAGGGGTCTTTACATCGGAAGGTTTCAGCCGTACCACAACGGCCACCACTCCGTGCTGAAAAGAATATCCGAATACGTGGACGAGATTATTATCGGAATCGGGAGTGCACAGCTCAGCCACGAACCAGGCAACCCCTTCACCTCGGGTGAAAGGATCATGATGATAACCCAGTCACTTGATGAACTTCCGTGCCCGTTTTACGTAATTCCTATCGAGGATATCCAGAGAAATGCTCTCTGGGTAGCTCACGTGAGATCGATATCCCCTCCCTTTTCAAGAGTTTTCTCAAGCAATCCTCTGGTAGTCCAGCTCTTTGCCGAACAGGGCATATCCGTGGAATCCCCCGATATGTATGAGAGGCAGAGTCACAGCGGCACTGAGATCCGGCGAAGGATGCTTGCGGGAGAAAACTGGCAGGATCTTGTCCCGAAGGCAGTTGTGGATGTTGTGGAAGAGATAAACGGCGTCGAGCGCCTGACCCGGATATCGGGTTCCGACTGA
- a CDS encoding GNAT family N-acetyltransferase: MPGNENTNTEEIAIKKVTPENFEKFIELIEKLPEYEKLTPPDDDAKKRLREDAFSENPRYEAYLGFMNGNPVGYITIYYTYSTFLAKPTLYLEDIFVLEECRKQGLGKALFEFCRNIARTKGCGRLDWTVLTWNEPSIRFYEKQGGNRQDWYLYRLEGDAI, encoded by the coding sequence ATGCCTGGTAATGAGAATACAAATACAGAAGAGATCGCGATCAAAAAAGTAACACCGGAGAACTTTGAGAAATTCATAGAACTAATCGAAAAACTCCCCGAATACGAGAAACTCACTCCACCCGATGACGATGCAAAAAAGCGCCTCAGGGAAGATGCATTCTCTGAAAATCCGCGCTATGAGGCATACCTTGGTTTCATGAACGGGAATCCAGTTGGGTACATTACAATCTACTATACTTATTCGACATTTCTGGCAAAACCCACGCTCTACCTGGAGGATATCTTCGTTCTCGAAGAGTGCAGGAAGCAGGGGCTTGGAAAAGCATTATTCGAATTCTGCCGGAATATTGCACGGACGAAAGGATGCGGCCGCCTTGACTGGACAGTCCTCACGTGGAACGAGCCTTCGATCAGGTTTTATGAAAAACAGGGCGGAAACAGGCAGGACTGGTACCTTTACAGGCTCGAAGGGGATGCGATCTAA
- a CDS encoding DNA topoisomerase VI subunit B, translated as MELAEQLAGQQKSISVAEFFEKNKHLLGFDSPTRGIITTIKEAVDNSLDACEEAEVLPDIFVGVKKVDKDVYRIIVEDNGPGIVPKQVPFVFGKLLYGSRFHQIKQSRGQQGIGISAAVLYAQLTTGVPAVVISRTSHKNKAHRFEIMIRTEANEPEVLKDEEIEWDRMHGTRIEIEFKTTLAAKKRLLDYLMYTSVVNPHARIKADIDGEVYNFERVNEETIVPPKAILPHPHGLELGQLKRIAAASDSNLKDFLINSFSRVGDKNADEIIGGSGLKESRKAKTLTNEELKKLLESMQNVEVPPPPASQCLSPIGENMIIRGIDKEFQLDFVRARTRKSKVFSGHPFIVEAAIGYGGKLESEGTATILRFANRVPLLYQQGACAITNSISGINWKAYNISQQGLPTGPVLILVHVASTNVPFTSESKDAVASIPEIEKEIVLALQDLGRDLKMFLGRRDRNKQFEERARAVCSILPDIAMKVSEIVEKPVPDISPLEGQIMKKVVAKKGVRDGFVEIMLSNYTNTAVSLTIYNMSPEDGKDASPKPDFVDNIGDEYNKLWKAVIEPDNMWSAKYKGTNGGTLDIRGVEEKKLVVIDLDN; from the coding sequence TTGGAGCTCGCGGAACAGCTCGCCGGACAGCAGAAAAGCATAAGCGTTGCAGAGTTCTTCGAGAAGAACAAACATCTCCTTGGCTTTGACTCCCCAACAAGAGGGATAATCACCACAATAAAGGAGGCAGTCGACAACTCGCTGGATGCATGCGAGGAGGCTGAAGTACTTCCCGACATCTTCGTCGGTGTGAAAAAAGTAGACAAAGACGTATACAGGATAATCGTAGAGGACAACGGCCCCGGAATCGTTCCGAAGCAGGTTCCGTTCGTATTCGGGAAACTCCTCTACGGATCGCGATTTCACCAGATCAAGCAGAGCAGGGGCCAGCAGGGTATCGGTATCAGTGCCGCCGTCCTCTATGCACAGCTTACGACGGGCGTCCCGGCAGTTGTAATATCCAGAACCAGCCATAAGAACAAAGCCCACCGGTTCGAGATCATGATCAGGACCGAGGCGAACGAGCCTGAGGTTCTCAAGGATGAAGAGATCGAATGGGACCGTATGCACGGTACACGGATCGAGATCGAGTTCAAGACGACTCTCGCTGCGAAGAAGAGGCTGCTGGATTACCTGATGTATACGTCGGTCGTGAACCCGCATGCAAGGATCAAGGCAGATATCGACGGCGAGGTCTACAACTTCGAGAGAGTAAACGAAGAGACGATCGTTCCACCCAAAGCCATACTCCCGCACCCTCACGGCCTCGAACTCGGCCAGCTTAAGAGAATTGCTGCAGCATCCGACAGCAACCTTAAGGATTTCCTTATCAACAGCTTCTCAAGGGTTGGCGACAAGAATGCAGATGAGATTATCGGCGGATCGGGCCTGAAGGAATCGCGGAAAGCAAAGACACTCACTAACGAAGAGCTGAAGAAACTTCTCGAATCAATGCAGAATGTGGAGGTTCCGCCTCCTCCCGCTTCACAGTGCTTATCGCCGATCGGTGAGAACATGATTATCCGCGGGATAGACAAGGAGTTCCAGCTGGACTTCGTAAGGGCGAGGACGAGGAAGAGCAAGGTCTTCTCCGGCCACCCGTTCATCGTGGAGGCGGCGATCGGCTACGGCGGAAAACTCGAGTCCGAAGGGACTGCTACGATACTAAGGTTTGCAAACCGCGTTCCGCTTCTATACCAGCAGGGTGCATGTGCGATTACGAATTCGATTTCAGGGATCAACTGGAAGGCCTACAACATCTCACAGCAGGGTCTTCCGACAGGCCCGGTTTTGATCCTCGTTCACGTCGCATCGACAAATGTTCCTTTCACCAGCGAGAGTAAGGATGCAGTCGCTTCGATCCCCGAGATAGAGAAAGAGATCGTTCTCGCCCTCCAGGATCTCGGCCGCGACCTTAAGATGTTCCTTGGCCGCCGTGACAGGAACAAACAGTTCGAGGAGAGGGCACGGGCGGTCTGCTCGATCCTCCCGGATATCGCAATGAAAGTTAGCGAGATCGTGGAAAAGCCGGTTCCGGACATCAGCCCCCTCGAAGGCCAGATCATGAAGAAGGTCGTTGCCAAAAAAGGAGTGAGGGACGGATTTGTCGAGATCATGTTAAGCAATTACACAAATACCGCGGTCTCCCTTACGATATACAACATGTCGCCTGAAGACGGGAAGGATGCATCGCCCAAGCCGGACTTTGTAGACAATATCGGGGACGAATACAACAAGCTTTGGAAGGCCGTAATCGAACCGGACAATATGTGGAGTGCAAAGTACAAGGGGACTAACGGGGGCACACTCGACATCAGGGGTGTTGAAGAGAAGAAGCTGGTGGTGATTGATCTTGATAACTAA